A single window of Ananas comosus cultivar F153 linkage group 17, ASM154086v1, whole genome shotgun sequence DNA harbors:
- the LOC109723353 gene encoding BAHD acyltransferase At5g47980-like: HGIRVRGGGDRGVPVAQDRRRAVDGVVPSLLGGRGDEPDPLFDAADAFPPSDDAVPPTEPEAGPGEKKPQVVKRFPLDPRKIAALRPAPAPAPAPAPTRVQAVTALLWRGLIRARARAARGGAPPKASVASLIVDTRARTDPPAPDHAFGNRCVLAAAALAAETAAGVAVGEGEGCGGAALEEEIGSSVKKVGGEHAKRLQGPSGHTSAFALVGEAVRGCGGFRGFDLHVISSWLRLPVYEVDFGWGKPAWVGINRNVSRDGAVLLPAPFHAMDGRGVEAWVSLSEDEMAEFEKDAELTSCLLAVNS; the protein is encoded by the coding sequence CACGGGATTCGAGTGCGGGGGGGTGGCGATCGGGGTGTGCCTGTCGCACAAGATCGCCGACGGGCGGTCGATGGGGTCGTTCCTTCGCTCCTGGGCGGCCGCGGCGACGAGCCCGACCCTTTGTTCGACGCCGCCGACGCCTTCCCGCCGAGCGACGACGCCGTGCCGCCGACGGAGCCCGAGGCTGGCCCCGGCGAGAAGAAGCCGCAGGTGGTGAAGCGGTTCCCTCTCGACCCGCGGAAGATCGCGGCTCTCCGCCCGGCCCCGGCCCCTGCCCCGGCCCCTGCCCCGACGCGCGTCCAGGCCGTGACCGCGCTGCTGTGGCGCGGCCTCATCCGCGCGCGCGCCCGGGCCGCCCGGGGCGGCGCGCCGCCGAAGGCGTCGGTGGCGTCGCTCATCGTCGACACGCGCGCGCGGACGGACCCGCCGGCGCCCGACCACGCCTTCGGCAACCGCTGCGtgctggcggcggcggcgctggcgGCGGAGACGGCGGCGGGCGTGGccgtgggcgagggcgagggctgCGGAGGCGCCGCGCTGGAGGAGGAGATCGGGAGCTCCGTGAAGAAGGTGGGAGGGGAGCACGCGAAGCGGCTGCAGGGGCCGAGCGGGCACACCTCGGCGTTCGCGCTGGTGGGGGAGGCGGTGCGGGGGTGCGGCGGCTTCAGGGGCTTCGACCTGCACGTGATCAGCAGCTGGCTCCGGCTGCCGGTGTACGAGGTCGACTTCGGGTGGGGGAAGCCGGCGTGGGTCGGCATCAACCGCAACGTCAGCAGGGACGGGGCCGTGCTGCTGCCCGCCCCATTCCATGCGATGGACGGCCGCGGGGTGGAGGCCTGGGTGTCGCTGAGCGAGGACGAGATGGCCGAGTTCGAGAAAGATGCAGAGCTCACTTCTTGCCTCCTGGCGGTCAATTCCTAA
- the LOC109722820 gene encoding vinorine synthase-like produces the protein MKIPTVQIVSHETIKPSSPTPPHLRSYKLCWIDQQTPVKHLPVTLFYSCTRRPQTATVEAKIAALKASLSGALSRYYPLAGRQKGSSLVDCADDGVDFYEARADVELSDVLGRDGAPDEESESKIMPCARSCCGSDTGVLLSVQVLVKNVNNVPIHALLILKKKKKKKKKKKRLVHAGFNYYISYMHVM, from the coding sequence ATGAAGATCCCCACCGTCCAGATCGTGTCGCACGAGACCATCAAGCCCTCGTCCCCCACCCCTCCCCACCTCCGCTCCTACAAGCTCTGCTGGATCGACCAGCAGACCCCAGTCAAGCACCTCCCCGTCACCCTCTTCTACAGCTGCACTCGTCGGCCTCAAACCGCCACCGTCGAAGCCAAGATCGCCGCTCTGAAGGCCTCCTTGTCGGGAGCCTTGTCCCGGTACTACCCGCTCGCCGGCCGGCAGAAAGGCAGCTCCCTCGTCGACTGCGCCGACGACGGCGTCGACTTCTACGAAGCCCGCGCTGACGTCGAGCTCTCCGATGTGCTCGGCCGCGACGGCGCACCCGATGAAGAATCTGAGAGCAAGATCATGCCCTGCGCCAGGAGCTGCTGCGGATCCGACACCGGAGTTCTACTCTCCGTGCAGGTTTTAGTTAAAAACGTCAACAACGTACCCATACATGCATTATTAATtcttaagaagaagaagaagaagaagaagaagaagaaaaggttaGTGCATGCgggttttaattattatatatcttatatgcATGTAATGTAA
- the LOC109722939 gene encoding vinorine synthase-like: protein MLQCDKKFSRFELYIYIYIIYINLYGGGGKGRGVPKLNLACCCNFLNLDCVTSCAMWSVRVLSEETVKPSSRTPPDLRTYKLSWLDQVTYIHHIPVTFFFLFPPSDAVQTLRSSLSNTLSRFYPLAGRQIGDTHVDCADQGVDFFEARVEARLAELLARPTPDLDFMFDLLPCSTAGCLTRADGRGSLLKVKATAFACGGLAVAACLSHADARSLFAFFRAWAAEASGSGAAPAPDFRAAARLPPNESAAPMKAGEEGPHAPRNARKRFLLDGSKILAAARRDSPASERAEAVGALLWRCALRARARLGAPARASVCSPQVDLRGRLDPPAPHHAFGNHCVMSGAAATAEEVSKVVGGDASASGALEEELRRAEKKVGGEFVRRLQGPEGHAAAYQLVGEAVRGSGGAATGFDLYFLSDWLDLPAYDVDFGWGTPAWVGYSRTKAKNLMLLMPAAPSVGDPTAVEAWVALEEKELEEFERDEELASFLVAASSEPLPVREA from the coding sequence ATGCTACAATGCGACAAGAAGTTCTCGCGTtttgagttatatatatatatatatattatatatataaatctataCGGAGGAGGAGGGAAAGGACGAGGAGTGCCCAAATTAAACTTAGCGTGTTGTTGCAACTTCTTGAATCTTGATTGCGTGACCAGCTGCGCCATGTGGAGCGTCCGAGTTCTCTCCGAGGAGACCGTGAAGCCCTCGTCCCGGACCCCTCCCGACCTTCGCACCTACAAGCTCTCGTGGCTCGACCAGGTCACCTACATCCACCACATCCCCgtcaccttcttcttcctcttcccccccTCCGACGCCGTTCAAACCCTCAGGAGCTCCCTCTCGAACACCTTGTCCCGCTTCTACCCGCTCGCGGGGCGCCAGATCGGCGACACGCACGTCGACTGCGCCGACCAGGGCGTCGACTTCTTCGAGGCCCGGGTCGAGGCCCGCCTCGCCGAGCTCCTCGCGCGGCCGACCCCCGACCTCGACTTCATGTTCGACCTCCTCCCCTGCAGCACCGCGGGGTGCCTCACCCGCGCCGACGGCCGCGGGAGCCTCCTCAAGGTCAAGGCCACGGCCTTCGCCTGCGGCGGCCTCGCCGTCGCCGCGTGCCTCTCGCACGCCGACGCGCGCTCGCTCTTCGCCTTCTTCCGAGCCTGGGCCGCCGAGGCCAGCGGCTCCGGGGCCGCGCCGGCCCCCGACTTCCGCGCCGCCGCGCGGCTCCCCCCGAACGAGAGCGCCGCGCCGATGAAAGCCGGGGAGGAGGGCCCCCACGCGCCTCGGAACGCGCGGAAGAGGTTCCTGCTCGACGGGTCCAAGATCCTCGCGGCGGCGCGGCGCGACTCCCCCGCGTCCGAGCGCGCCGAGGCCGTGGGGGCGCTGCTGTGGCGCTGCGCGCTCCGGGCGCGCGCGCGGCTGGGGGCGCCGGCGCGCGCCTCGGTGTGCTCGCCCCAGGTGGACCTGCGCGGGCGCCTGGACCCCCCGGCGCCCCACCACGCCTTCGGCAACCACTGCGTAATGTCGGGCGCGGCCgcgacggcggaggaggtgTCGAAGGTGGTGGGCGGCGACGCGTCCGCGAGCGGGGCGTTGGAGGAGGAGCTCCGGAGGGCGGAGAAGAAGGTGGGCGGGGAGTTCGTGCGGCGGCTGCAGGGGCCCGAGGGTCACGCCGCGGCCTACCAGCTGGTGGGGGAGGCGGTGCGCGGGAGCGGGGGCGCAGCGACTGGGTTCGACCTCTACTTCCTCAGCGACTGGCTCGACCTCCCGGCGTACGACGTGGACTTCGGGTGGGGGACGCCCGCGTGGGTCGGGTACTCGCGGACGAAGGCGAAGAACCTGATGCTGCTCATGCCCGCGGCGCCGTCGGTCGGGGATCCGACGGCGGTGGAGGCGTGGGTGGCGCTCGAGGAGAAGGAGCTGGAGGAGTTCGAGCGCGACGAGGAGCTCGCCTCGTTCCtcgtcgccgcctcctccgAGCCCCTTCCGGTTCGGGAGGCGTGA
- the LOC109722778 gene encoding vinorine synthase-like, translating into MDESLEFEAEVVSMETIKPSTPTPPELRSYTLGWADQLARVYHLPVAFFYRGSPQTPAAERIRAMKSSLPRALSRFYPLAGELVLNTHVRCCDAGARFLEARADADLADFLRGLRGLHHVEKLLPCARSCSAAGAEGAPLLSVQATAFRCGGLALGVCACHKILDGRSLFLFLQSWASAAPDPVFDGAALFPPSEDVVPEEDQARPPGAPPLVRKGFVIAGPEVAALRSGLPSSTTRVQAVCALLWRCALRARPPPARASVASLLVDTRPRMAPPAPNASFGNRCFSAGAAAAKATVELVLARSGAARGVLEEELGRSAKMMNADHTRKLRAPDGHSSAYALIVDGVIRSRGFEGFDHYFFSSWLSLPLYEVDFGWGRPAWVGTTARVRNLSVLMPRSPEVDPRGVEVWVTMEESEMAEFEKDEELLQFAAPFRVVTPPPGRA; encoded by the coding sequence ATGGACGAAAGTTTGGAGTTTGAGGCTGAGGTAGTGTCCATGGAGACTATCAAGCCGTCCACGCCCACCCCGCCGGAGCTCCGGAGCTACACGCTGGGGTGGGCCGACCAGCTCGCCCGCGTCTACCACCTCCCCGTCGCCTTCTTCTACCGGGGCTCCCCCCAAACACCTGCCGCCGAGCGCATCCGGGCCATGAAGTCCTCCTTGCCCCGCGCGCTCTCCCGCTTCTACCCGCTCGCGGGCGAGCTCGTCCTCAACACCCACGTCCGCTGCTGCGACGCGGGCGCCCGCTTCCTCGAGGCCCGCGCCgacgccgacctcgccgacttccTCCGCGGCCTCCGCGGCCTCCACCACGTCGAGAAGCTCCTCCCCTGCGCGCGCTCCTgctccgccgccggcgccgagGGCGCCCCCCTCCTCTCCGTCCAAGCCACCGCCTTCCGCTGCGGCGGCCTCGCCCTCGGCGTCTGCGCCTGCCACAAGATCCTCGACGGCcgctccctcttcctcttcctccagTCCTGGGCCTCCGCCGCACCCGACCCCGTCTTCGACGGCGCCGCGCTCTTCCCGCCGAGCGAGGACGTCGTCCCGGAGGAGGACCAGGCGCGGCCCCCCGGCGCGCCGCCGCTCGTGCGCAAGGGCTTCGTGATCGCCGGGCCCGAGGTCGCGGCGCTCCGCTCGGGGCTCCCGAGCTCGACCACGCGAGTCCAGGCCGTGTGCGCGCTGCTGTGGCGCTGCGCGCTGCGCGCGCGCCCTCCGCCCGCGCGGGCCTCGGTGGCGTCGCTCCTGGTCGACACGCGCCCGCGCATGGCGCCCCCCGCGCCCAACGCCTCCTTCGGCAACCGCTGCTTCTCCGCGGGAGCCGCGGCCGCGAAGGCCACGGTGGAGCTCGTCCTGGCCCGGAGCGGCGCCGCGAGGGGCGTTCTCGAGGAGGAGCTCGGCCGGTCGGCGAAGATGATGAACGCCGACCACACCCGGAAGCTGCGCGCGCCGGACGGGCATTCGTCGGCCTACGCGCTGATCGTGGACGGGGTGATACGCAGCCGGGGGTTCGAGGGCTTCGACCATTACTTCTTCAGCTCCTGGCTGAGCCTCCCCTTGTACGAGGTCGACTTCGGGTGGGGGAGGCCGGCCTGGGTTGGGACCACCGCGCGGGTTCGAAACCTGTCGGTGCTCATGCCGCGGTCGCCGGAGGTGGACCCGAGAGGCGTGGAAGTGTGGGTGACGATGGAGGAGAGCGAGATGGCCGAGTTCGAGAAAGACGAGGAGCTCCTCCAGTTCGCGGCTCCCTTCAGAGTCGTCACTCCTCCTCCGGGACGAGCTTAG